The following are encoded together in the Euwallacea fornicatus isolate EFF26 chromosome 11, ASM4011564v1, whole genome shotgun sequence genome:
- the Mondo gene encoding MLX-interacting protein isoform X3, which translates to MLCRSKFVNKPEIMSYLVQHKRLDKPGRESIHSGQFMVSQFEAEEQDDEDNLAVPIPEVDAKTVVPIKAYLQGTLDASNSRNQQQPICIEHSLSKLFQCMSIAYRQKLTSPKWNRFRGVRLRWKDKIRLNNVIWRCWHLQFIKKENTLICQFASPLDVDTHNKPEAIVLEGKYWKRKLAAVTAEYKKWRMFYRNHLYGPTHKEDVDMLNGMDAIFGDSNSVNNMMMIDEDYRELMSDTLFSTITNQPFPFPDTRELAKFGFADFIQPSLGPLQPNLIDYMDTFDPLQELCATKLPTVPEEHPHPGSWEYANHHVNPTDLSVQVQVSQVPSTSAPQYQQHTSSLQDNQLQIQENASTYGSHAMLSSNEPYIQTSSYPINPKLNPKSRGKHHGQHLQSSMASYQAYSGGQTLVTDVEHVILNNKLQVPMKSCSSQGQQQRSADMGETPGSFQEAFRAHASSAPAGYKFGPPGRPSVKFTSPTMQQQQQQVQAQASQLQMQPLPIHVSPISYHPNLASVQKDKEDHRNRPPLRGRGRSRSNTREPPKRPPLISAVSDPALLTPQTNVLLTQLLTTNSPISEAVQAAYSQNQALGSTPDLSLHRRIKEEHHLPVLPHSLTSQITVTTVAMTNGDNQSYLSTANSPLDSPSQNLHSPTSSQGSIGSPGREGSNRDRRVGHIHAEQKRRCNIKNGFDMMHSLIPQLNQNPNAKSFQLAKAAMLQKGAEYIRLLRTERNQLRDEMDSLRQQIESLNTSISVLFCSNCQSMLPATGAPVSRRRDSRMQEMFDEYVSRRTMENWKFWIFSLICRPLLNSFNNFVSSSSLEDLYASTLLWVEQHCTLVDLRPVVLNSLRYLCTKTEILSEPEKLAEEARKLVLQQDKK; encoded by the exons ATGCTATGTCGCAGTAAATTTGTCAACAAACCGGAGATCATGTCCTATTTGGTGCAGCACAAGAGGCTGGATAAACCGGGCCGAGAGTCCATCCATTCGGGACAGTTTATGGTATCCCAATTTGAAGCCGAAGAACAGGACGACGAAGATAATCTAGCCGTCCCTATTCCCGAGGTCGACGCCAAGACTGTTGTCCCCATTAAGGCCTATTTGCAGGGGACTTTGGACGCTTCGAATAGCAGGAACCAGCAACAGCCCATATGTATTGAGCACAGCCTTAGCAAATTGTTTCAATGTATGTCAATAGCCTATAG ACAAAAACTGACTTCGCCCAAATGGAACCGATTCCGAGGGGTTCGCCTCCGATGGAAGGACAAGATACGGCTCAACAACGTGATATGGAGGTGCTGGCACCTTCAAT TTATCAAGAAGGAGAACACCCTTATCTGTCAATTTGCCTCCCCGCTTGATGTGGACACTCACAACAAGCCCGAG GCCATTGTTCTGGAAGGAAAGTACTGGAAAAGAAAACTAGCTGCTGTCACTGCTGAATACAAAAAATGGCGCATGTTCTACCGGAACCACCTCTACGGGCCCACCCACAAAGAGGATGTAGACATG CTCAATGGAATGGACGCTATCTTTGGCGACTCAAACAGTGTCAACAACATGATGATGATCGACGAGGATTATCGGGAATTGATGAGCGATACCTTATTCTCCACGATCACCAATCAACCGTTCCCATTTCCTGATACAAGGGAACTGG CAAAATTTGGTTTTGCCGATTTTATACAGCCGAGTTTGGGTCCTTTGCAGCCGAATTTAATCGACTACATGGACACGTTTGATCCGTTACAAG AGTTATGCGCTACAAAGTTACCAACAGTACCTGAGGAACATCCCCACCCAGGCTCGTGGGAATACGCCAATCATCACGTGAACCCCACTGACTTATCCGTTCAAGTTCAG GTGTCTCAAGTGCCATCCACCTCAGCTCCTCAATATCAGCAACACACGTCTTCGCTCCAGGACAATCAGCTGCAAATCCAGGAAAACGCGTCCACATACGGCAGTCACGCGATGCTTTCCTCGAATGAGCCCTACATCCAGACCAGCAGCTATCCCATAAACCCGAAATTGAACCCCAAATCTAGGGGAAAGCACCATGGGCAACATTTGCAATCCTCGATGGCTAGCTATCAAGCGTACAGTGGAGGGCAAACCTTAGTCACGGACGTCGAACATGTGATTCTTAATAATAAGCTTCAAG TGCCAATGAAAAGCTGCTCATCTCAAGGGCAGCAGCAGCGCTCTGCAGATATGGGAGAGACTCCTGGGAGTTTTCAGGAGGCATTCAGGGCACATGCATCTTCCGCCCCTGCGGGGTACAAATTCGGGCCGCCTGGTCGACCCAGCGTTAAGTTTACATCACCCACAatgcagcagcagcagcagcaggtACAGGCACAGGCGTCCCAACTGCAGATGCAACCACTCCCCATACACGTGTCCCCTATTTCTTACCATCCCAACTTAGCCTCAGTA CAAAAAGACAAAGAAGACCACAGAAACAGACCTCCTCTGCGTGGAAGAGGGCGGTCTAGGTCCAACACTAGGGAACCCCCCAAAAGGCCCCCCCTAATTTCAGCCGTTAGCGACCCTGCTCTGTTGACGCCCCAAACTAACGTGTTGTTGACTCAACTGTTAACCACCA ATTCCCCCATAAGTGAAGCCGTCCAAGCAGCTTACAGTCAAAACCAAGCCTTAGGCTCTACCCCCGATCTATCTCTACACAGGAGAATCAAAGAAGAACATCATCTGCCAGTTTTGCCTCATTCTTTGACGTCCCAAATCACCGTGACCACAGTTGCAATGACCAATGGAGATAAT CAGTCGTACCTGAGCACCGCAAACAGTCCCCTGGACTCTCCATCGCAAAACTTGCACTCGCCCACCTCTTCTCAAGGTTCCATAGGGTCTCCCGGACGAGAGGGTTCCAATCGAGACAGGAGAGTAGGACACATACACGCAGAGCAAAAGCGCAGGTGCAATATCAAAAATGGGTTCGACATGATGCATTCGTTGATACCGCAACTCAACCAGAACCCTAATGCCAAG TCGTTTCAGCTCGCTAAAGCGGCAATGCTGCAGAAGGGGGCCGAATACATTCGGCTCTTGCGGACTGAGCGTAATCAGTTGAGGGATGAAATGGACTCGCTGAGGCAACAAATCGAATCGCTCAACACGTCGATAAG CGTTTTATTTTGCAGCAACTGCCAGTCCATGTTGCCAGCGACGGGGGCTCCGGTGTCGCGTAGGCGCGACAGTCGCATGCAAGAAATGTTCGACGAGTATGTTAGTAGACGCACAATGGAAAATTGGAAGTTTTGGATC TTCAGCTTAATATGCAGGCCTCTATTAAATTCCTTCAACAACTTCGTTTCAAGCTCGAGTTTGGAGGACCTTTACGCCTCCACGTTACTGTGGGTTGAACAGCATTGCACCCTAGTGGATCTCAGACCAG TTGTGTTAAATTCGTTACGGTACCTGTGCACCAAGACAGAAATCCTGTCAGAACCAGAAAAGTTAGCTGAAGAGGCGAGAAAATTGGTGCTGCagcaagataaaaaataa
- the Mondo gene encoding MLX-interacting protein isoform X8 → MLCRSKFVNKPEIMSYLVQHKRLDKPGRESIHSGQFMVSQFEAEEQDDEDNLAVPIPEVDAKTVVPIKAYLQGTLDASNSRNQQQPICIEHSLSKLFQCMSIAYRQKLTSPKWNRFRGVRLRWKDKIRLNNVIWRCWHLQFIKKENTLICQFASPLDVDTHNKPEAIVLEGKYWKRKLAAVTAEYKKWRMFYRNHLYGPTHKEDVDMLNGMDAIFGDSNSVNNMMMIDEDYRELMSDTLFSTITNQPFPFPDTRELAKFGFADFIQPSLGPLQPNLIDYMDTFDPLQELCATKLPTVPEEHPHPGSWEYANHHVNPTDLSVQVQVSQVPSTSAPQYQQHTSSLQDNQLQIQENASTYGSHAMLSSNEPYIQTSSYPINPKLNPKSRGKHHGQHLQSSMASYQAYSGGQTLVTDVEHVILNNKLQVPMKSCSSQGQQQRSADMGETPGSFQEAFRAHASSAPAGYKFGPPGRPSVKFTSPTMQQQQQQQKDKEDHRNRPPLRGRGRSRSNTREPPKRPPLISAVSDPALLTPQTNVLLTQLLTTNSPISEAVQAAYSQNQALGSTPDLSLHRRIKEEHHLPVLPHSLTSQITVTTVAMTNGDNQSYLSTANSPLDSPSQNLHSPTSSQGSIGSPGREGSNRDRRVGHIHAEQKRRCNIKNGFDMMHSLIPQLNQNPNAKSFQLAKAAMLQKGAEYIRLLRTERNQLRDEMDSLRQQIESLNTSISVLFCSNCQSMLPATGAPVSRRRDSRMQEMFDEYVSRRTMENWKFWIFSLICRPLLNSFNNFVSSSSLEDLYASTLLWVEQHCTLVDLRPVVLNSLRYLCTKTEILSEPEKLAEEARKLVLQQDKK, encoded by the exons ATGCTATGTCGCAGTAAATTTGTCAACAAACCGGAGATCATGTCCTATTTGGTGCAGCACAAGAGGCTGGATAAACCGGGCCGAGAGTCCATCCATTCGGGACAGTTTATGGTATCCCAATTTGAAGCCGAAGAACAGGACGACGAAGATAATCTAGCCGTCCCTATTCCCGAGGTCGACGCCAAGACTGTTGTCCCCATTAAGGCCTATTTGCAGGGGACTTTGGACGCTTCGAATAGCAGGAACCAGCAACAGCCCATATGTATTGAGCACAGCCTTAGCAAATTGTTTCAATGTATGTCAATAGCCTATAG ACAAAAACTGACTTCGCCCAAATGGAACCGATTCCGAGGGGTTCGCCTCCGATGGAAGGACAAGATACGGCTCAACAACGTGATATGGAGGTGCTGGCACCTTCAAT TTATCAAGAAGGAGAACACCCTTATCTGTCAATTTGCCTCCCCGCTTGATGTGGACACTCACAACAAGCCCGAG GCCATTGTTCTGGAAGGAAAGTACTGGAAAAGAAAACTAGCTGCTGTCACTGCTGAATACAAAAAATGGCGCATGTTCTACCGGAACCACCTCTACGGGCCCACCCACAAAGAGGATGTAGACATG CTCAATGGAATGGACGCTATCTTTGGCGACTCAAACAGTGTCAACAACATGATGATGATCGACGAGGATTATCGGGAATTGATGAGCGATACCTTATTCTCCACGATCACCAATCAACCGTTCCCATTTCCTGATACAAGGGAACTGG CAAAATTTGGTTTTGCCGATTTTATACAGCCGAGTTTGGGTCCTTTGCAGCCGAATTTAATCGACTACATGGACACGTTTGATCCGTTACAAG AGTTATGCGCTACAAAGTTACCAACAGTACCTGAGGAACATCCCCACCCAGGCTCGTGGGAATACGCCAATCATCACGTGAACCCCACTGACTTATCCGTTCAAGTTCAG GTGTCTCAAGTGCCATCCACCTCAGCTCCTCAATATCAGCAACACACGTCTTCGCTCCAGGACAATCAGCTGCAAATCCAGGAAAACGCGTCCACATACGGCAGTCACGCGATGCTTTCCTCGAATGAGCCCTACATCCAGACCAGCAGCTATCCCATAAACCCGAAATTGAACCCCAAATCTAGGGGAAAGCACCATGGGCAACATTTGCAATCCTCGATGGCTAGCTATCAAGCGTACAGTGGAGGGCAAACCTTAGTCACGGACGTCGAACATGTGATTCTTAATAATAAGCTTCAAG TGCCAATGAAAAGCTGCTCATCTCAAGGGCAGCAGCAGCGCTCTGCAGATATGGGAGAGACTCCTGGGAGTTTTCAGGAGGCATTCAGGGCACATGCATCTTCCGCCCCTGCGGGGTACAAATTCGGGCCGCCTGGTCGACCCAGCGTTAAGTTTACATCACCCACAatgcagcagcagcagcagcag CAAAAAGACAAAGAAGACCACAGAAACAGACCTCCTCTGCGTGGAAGAGGGCGGTCTAGGTCCAACACTAGGGAACCCCCCAAAAGGCCCCCCCTAATTTCAGCCGTTAGCGACCCTGCTCTGTTGACGCCCCAAACTAACGTGTTGTTGACTCAACTGTTAACCACCA ATTCCCCCATAAGTGAAGCCGTCCAAGCAGCTTACAGTCAAAACCAAGCCTTAGGCTCTACCCCCGATCTATCTCTACACAGGAGAATCAAAGAAGAACATCATCTGCCAGTTTTGCCTCATTCTTTGACGTCCCAAATCACCGTGACCACAGTTGCAATGACCAATGGAGATAAT CAGTCGTACCTGAGCACCGCAAACAGTCCCCTGGACTCTCCATCGCAAAACTTGCACTCGCCCACCTCTTCTCAAGGTTCCATAGGGTCTCCCGGACGAGAGGGTTCCAATCGAGACAGGAGAGTAGGACACATACACGCAGAGCAAAAGCGCAGGTGCAATATCAAAAATGGGTTCGACATGATGCATTCGTTGATACCGCAACTCAACCAGAACCCTAATGCCAAG TCGTTTCAGCTCGCTAAAGCGGCAATGCTGCAGAAGGGGGCCGAATACATTCGGCTCTTGCGGACTGAGCGTAATCAGTTGAGGGATGAAATGGACTCGCTGAGGCAACAAATCGAATCGCTCAACACGTCGATAAG CGTTTTATTTTGCAGCAACTGCCAGTCCATGTTGCCAGCGACGGGGGCTCCGGTGTCGCGTAGGCGCGACAGTCGCATGCAAGAAATGTTCGACGAGTATGTTAGTAGACGCACAATGGAAAATTGGAAGTTTTGGATC TTCAGCTTAATATGCAGGCCTCTATTAAATTCCTTCAACAACTTCGTTTCAAGCTCGAGTTTGGAGGACCTTTACGCCTCCACGTTACTGTGGGTTGAACAGCATTGCACCCTAGTGGATCTCAGACCAG TTGTGTTAAATTCGTTACGGTACCTGTGCACCAAGACAGAAATCCTGTCAGAACCAGAAAAGTTAGCTGAAGAGGCGAGAAAATTGGTGCTGCagcaagataaaaaataa
- the Mondo gene encoding MLX-interacting protein isoform X5 gives MLCRSKFVNKPEIMSYLVQHKRLDKPGRESIHSGQFMVSQFEAEEQDDEDNLAVPIPEVDAKTVVPIKAYLQGTLDASNSRNQQQPICIEHSLSKLFQCMSIAYRQKLTSPKWNRFRGVRLRWKDKIRLNNVIWRCWHLQFIKKENTLICQFASPLDVDTHNKPEAIVLEGKYWKRKLAAVTAEYKKWRMFYRNHLYGPTHKEDVDMLNGMDAIFGDSNSVNNMMMIDEDYRELMSDTLFSTITNQPFPFPDTRELAKFGFADFIQPSLGPLQPNLIDYMDTFDPLQELCATKLPTVPEEHPHPGSWEYANHHVNPTDLSVQVQVSQVPSTSAPQYQQHTSSLQDNQLQIQENASTYGSHAMLSSNEPYIQTSSYPINPKLNPKSRGKHHGQHLQSSMASYQAYSGGQTLVTDVEHVILNNKLQVPMKSCSSQGQQQRSADMGETPGSFQEAFRAHASSAPAGYKFGPPGRPSVKFTSPTMQQQQQQVQAQASQLQMQPLPIHVSPISYHPNLASVQQKDKEDHRNRPPLRGRGRSRSNTREPPKRPPLISAVSDPALLTPQTNVLLTQLLTTNSPISEAVQAAYSQNQALGSTPDLSLHRRIKEEHHLPVLPHSLTSQITVTTVAMTNGDNSYLSTANSPLDSPSQNLHSPTSSQGSIGSPGREGSNRDRRVGHIHAEQKRRCNIKNGFDMMHSLIPQLNQNPNAKLAKAAMLQKGAEYIRLLRTERNQLRDEMDSLRQQIESLNTSISVLFCSNCQSMLPATGAPVSRRRDSRMQEMFDEYVSRRTMENWKFWIFSLICRPLLNSFNNFVSSSSLEDLYASTLLWVEQHCTLVDLRPVVLNSLRYLCTKTEILSEPEKLAEEARKLVLQQDKK, from the exons ATGCTATGTCGCAGTAAATTTGTCAACAAACCGGAGATCATGTCCTATTTGGTGCAGCACAAGAGGCTGGATAAACCGGGCCGAGAGTCCATCCATTCGGGACAGTTTATGGTATCCCAATTTGAAGCCGAAGAACAGGACGACGAAGATAATCTAGCCGTCCCTATTCCCGAGGTCGACGCCAAGACTGTTGTCCCCATTAAGGCCTATTTGCAGGGGACTTTGGACGCTTCGAATAGCAGGAACCAGCAACAGCCCATATGTATTGAGCACAGCCTTAGCAAATTGTTTCAATGTATGTCAATAGCCTATAG ACAAAAACTGACTTCGCCCAAATGGAACCGATTCCGAGGGGTTCGCCTCCGATGGAAGGACAAGATACGGCTCAACAACGTGATATGGAGGTGCTGGCACCTTCAAT TTATCAAGAAGGAGAACACCCTTATCTGTCAATTTGCCTCCCCGCTTGATGTGGACACTCACAACAAGCCCGAG GCCATTGTTCTGGAAGGAAAGTACTGGAAAAGAAAACTAGCTGCTGTCACTGCTGAATACAAAAAATGGCGCATGTTCTACCGGAACCACCTCTACGGGCCCACCCACAAAGAGGATGTAGACATG CTCAATGGAATGGACGCTATCTTTGGCGACTCAAACAGTGTCAACAACATGATGATGATCGACGAGGATTATCGGGAATTGATGAGCGATACCTTATTCTCCACGATCACCAATCAACCGTTCCCATTTCCTGATACAAGGGAACTGG CAAAATTTGGTTTTGCCGATTTTATACAGCCGAGTTTGGGTCCTTTGCAGCCGAATTTAATCGACTACATGGACACGTTTGATCCGTTACAAG AGTTATGCGCTACAAAGTTACCAACAGTACCTGAGGAACATCCCCACCCAGGCTCGTGGGAATACGCCAATCATCACGTGAACCCCACTGACTTATCCGTTCAAGTTCAG GTGTCTCAAGTGCCATCCACCTCAGCTCCTCAATATCAGCAACACACGTCTTCGCTCCAGGACAATCAGCTGCAAATCCAGGAAAACGCGTCCACATACGGCAGTCACGCGATGCTTTCCTCGAATGAGCCCTACATCCAGACCAGCAGCTATCCCATAAACCCGAAATTGAACCCCAAATCTAGGGGAAAGCACCATGGGCAACATTTGCAATCCTCGATGGCTAGCTATCAAGCGTACAGTGGAGGGCAAACCTTAGTCACGGACGTCGAACATGTGATTCTTAATAATAAGCTTCAAG TGCCAATGAAAAGCTGCTCATCTCAAGGGCAGCAGCAGCGCTCTGCAGATATGGGAGAGACTCCTGGGAGTTTTCAGGAGGCATTCAGGGCACATGCATCTTCCGCCCCTGCGGGGTACAAATTCGGGCCGCCTGGTCGACCCAGCGTTAAGTTTACATCACCCACAatgcagcagcagcagcagcaggtACAGGCACAGGCGTCCCAACTGCAGATGCAACCACTCCCCATACACGTGTCCCCTATTTCTTACCATCCCAACTTAGCCTCAGTA CAGCAAAAAGACAAAGAAGACCACAGAAACAGACCTCCTCTGCGTGGAAGAGGGCGGTCTAGGTCCAACACTAGGGAACCCCCCAAAAGGCCCCCCCTAATTTCAGCCGTTAGCGACCCTGCTCTGTTGACGCCCCAAACTAACGTGTTGTTGACTCAACTGTTAACCACCA ATTCCCCCATAAGTGAAGCCGTCCAAGCAGCTTACAGTCAAAACCAAGCCTTAGGCTCTACCCCCGATCTATCTCTACACAGGAGAATCAAAGAAGAACATCATCTGCCAGTTTTGCCTCATTCTTTGACGTCCCAAATCACCGTGACCACAGTTGCAATGACCAATGGAGATAAT TCGTACCTGAGCACCGCAAACAGTCCCCTGGACTCTCCATCGCAAAACTTGCACTCGCCCACCTCTTCTCAAGGTTCCATAGGGTCTCCCGGACGAGAGGGTTCCAATCGAGACAGGAGAGTAGGACACATACACGCAGAGCAAAAGCGCAGGTGCAATATCAAAAATGGGTTCGACATGATGCATTCGTTGATACCGCAACTCAACCAGAACCCTAATGCCAAG CTCGCTAAAGCGGCAATGCTGCAGAAGGGGGCCGAATACATTCGGCTCTTGCGGACTGAGCGTAATCAGTTGAGGGATGAAATGGACTCGCTGAGGCAACAAATCGAATCGCTCAACACGTCGATAAG CGTTTTATTTTGCAGCAACTGCCAGTCCATGTTGCCAGCGACGGGGGCTCCGGTGTCGCGTAGGCGCGACAGTCGCATGCAAGAAATGTTCGACGAGTATGTTAGTAGACGCACAATGGAAAATTGGAAGTTTTGGATC TTCAGCTTAATATGCAGGCCTCTATTAAATTCCTTCAACAACTTCGTTTCAAGCTCGAGTTTGGAGGACCTTTACGCCTCCACGTTACTGTGGGTTGAACAGCATTGCACCCTAGTGGATCTCAGACCAG TTGTGTTAAATTCGTTACGGTACCTGTGCACCAAGACAGAAATCCTGTCAGAACCAGAAAAGTTAGCTGAAGAGGCGAGAAAATTGGTGCTGCagcaagataaaaaataa
- the Mondo gene encoding MLX-interacting protein isoform X2 — MLCRSKFVNKPEIMSYLVQHKRLDKPGRESIHSGQFMVSQFEAEEQDDEDNLAVPIPEVDAKTVVPIKAYLQGTLDASNSRNQQQPICIEHSLSKLFQCMSIAYRQKLTSPKWNRFRGVRLRWKDKIRLNNVIWRCWHLQFIKKENTLICQFASPLDVDTHNKPEAIVLEGKYWKRKLAAVTAEYKKWRMFYRNHLYGPTHKEDVDMLNGMDAIFGDSNSVNNMMMIDEDYRELMSDTLFSTITNQPFPFPDTRELAKFGFADFIQPSLGPLQPNLIDYMDTFDPLQELCATKLPTVPEEHPHPGSWEYANHHVNPTDLSVQVQVSQVPSTSAPQYQQHTSSLQDNQLQIQENASTYGSHAMLSSNEPYIQTSSYPINPKLNPKSRGKHHGQHLQSSMASYQAYSGGQTLVTDVEHVILNNKLQVPMKSCSSQGQQQRSADMGETPGSFQEAFRAHASSAPAGYKFGPPGRPSVKFTSPTMQQQQQQVQAQASQLQMQPLPIHVSPISYHPNLASVQQKDKEDHRNRPPLRGRGRSRSNTREPPKRPPLISAVSDPALLTPQTNVLLTQLLTTNSPISEAVQAAYSQNQALGSTPDLSLHRRIKEEHHLPVLPHSLTSQITVTTVAMTNGDNSYLSTANSPLDSPSQNLHSPTSSQGSIGSPGREGSNRDRRVGHIHAEQKRRCNIKNGFDMMHSLIPQLNQNPNAKSFQLAKAAMLQKGAEYIRLLRTERNQLRDEMDSLRQQIESLNTSISVLFCSNCQSMLPATGAPVSRRRDSRMQEMFDEYVSRRTMENWKFWIFSLICRPLLNSFNNFVSSSSLEDLYASTLLWVEQHCTLVDLRPVVLNSLRYLCTKTEILSEPEKLAEEARKLVLQQDKK, encoded by the exons ATGCTATGTCGCAGTAAATTTGTCAACAAACCGGAGATCATGTCCTATTTGGTGCAGCACAAGAGGCTGGATAAACCGGGCCGAGAGTCCATCCATTCGGGACAGTTTATGGTATCCCAATTTGAAGCCGAAGAACAGGACGACGAAGATAATCTAGCCGTCCCTATTCCCGAGGTCGACGCCAAGACTGTTGTCCCCATTAAGGCCTATTTGCAGGGGACTTTGGACGCTTCGAATAGCAGGAACCAGCAACAGCCCATATGTATTGAGCACAGCCTTAGCAAATTGTTTCAATGTATGTCAATAGCCTATAG ACAAAAACTGACTTCGCCCAAATGGAACCGATTCCGAGGGGTTCGCCTCCGATGGAAGGACAAGATACGGCTCAACAACGTGATATGGAGGTGCTGGCACCTTCAAT TTATCAAGAAGGAGAACACCCTTATCTGTCAATTTGCCTCCCCGCTTGATGTGGACACTCACAACAAGCCCGAG GCCATTGTTCTGGAAGGAAAGTACTGGAAAAGAAAACTAGCTGCTGTCACTGCTGAATACAAAAAATGGCGCATGTTCTACCGGAACCACCTCTACGGGCCCACCCACAAAGAGGATGTAGACATG CTCAATGGAATGGACGCTATCTTTGGCGACTCAAACAGTGTCAACAACATGATGATGATCGACGAGGATTATCGGGAATTGATGAGCGATACCTTATTCTCCACGATCACCAATCAACCGTTCCCATTTCCTGATACAAGGGAACTGG CAAAATTTGGTTTTGCCGATTTTATACAGCCGAGTTTGGGTCCTTTGCAGCCGAATTTAATCGACTACATGGACACGTTTGATCCGTTACAAG AGTTATGCGCTACAAAGTTACCAACAGTACCTGAGGAACATCCCCACCCAGGCTCGTGGGAATACGCCAATCATCACGTGAACCCCACTGACTTATCCGTTCAAGTTCAG GTGTCTCAAGTGCCATCCACCTCAGCTCCTCAATATCAGCAACACACGTCTTCGCTCCAGGACAATCAGCTGCAAATCCAGGAAAACGCGTCCACATACGGCAGTCACGCGATGCTTTCCTCGAATGAGCCCTACATCCAGACCAGCAGCTATCCCATAAACCCGAAATTGAACCCCAAATCTAGGGGAAAGCACCATGGGCAACATTTGCAATCCTCGATGGCTAGCTATCAAGCGTACAGTGGAGGGCAAACCTTAGTCACGGACGTCGAACATGTGATTCTTAATAATAAGCTTCAAG TGCCAATGAAAAGCTGCTCATCTCAAGGGCAGCAGCAGCGCTCTGCAGATATGGGAGAGACTCCTGGGAGTTTTCAGGAGGCATTCAGGGCACATGCATCTTCCGCCCCTGCGGGGTACAAATTCGGGCCGCCTGGTCGACCCAGCGTTAAGTTTACATCACCCACAatgcagcagcagcagcagcaggtACAGGCACAGGCGTCCCAACTGCAGATGCAACCACTCCCCATACACGTGTCCCCTATTTCTTACCATCCCAACTTAGCCTCAGTA CAGCAAAAAGACAAAGAAGACCACAGAAACAGACCTCCTCTGCGTGGAAGAGGGCGGTCTAGGTCCAACACTAGGGAACCCCCCAAAAGGCCCCCCCTAATTTCAGCCGTTAGCGACCCTGCTCTGTTGACGCCCCAAACTAACGTGTTGTTGACTCAACTGTTAACCACCA ATTCCCCCATAAGTGAAGCCGTCCAAGCAGCTTACAGTCAAAACCAAGCCTTAGGCTCTACCCCCGATCTATCTCTACACAGGAGAATCAAAGAAGAACATCATCTGCCAGTTTTGCCTCATTCTTTGACGTCCCAAATCACCGTGACCACAGTTGCAATGACCAATGGAGATAAT TCGTACCTGAGCACCGCAAACAGTCCCCTGGACTCTCCATCGCAAAACTTGCACTCGCCCACCTCTTCTCAAGGTTCCATAGGGTCTCCCGGACGAGAGGGTTCCAATCGAGACAGGAGAGTAGGACACATACACGCAGAGCAAAAGCGCAGGTGCAATATCAAAAATGGGTTCGACATGATGCATTCGTTGATACCGCAACTCAACCAGAACCCTAATGCCAAG TCGTTTCAGCTCGCTAAAGCGGCAATGCTGCAGAAGGGGGCCGAATACATTCGGCTCTTGCGGACTGAGCGTAATCAGTTGAGGGATGAAATGGACTCGCTGAGGCAACAAATCGAATCGCTCAACACGTCGATAAG CGTTTTATTTTGCAGCAACTGCCAGTCCATGTTGCCAGCGACGGGGGCTCCGGTGTCGCGTAGGCGCGACAGTCGCATGCAAGAAATGTTCGACGAGTATGTTAGTAGACGCACAATGGAAAATTGGAAGTTTTGGATC TTCAGCTTAATATGCAGGCCTCTATTAAATTCCTTCAACAACTTCGTTTCAAGCTCGAGTTTGGAGGACCTTTACGCCTCCACGTTACTGTGGGTTGAACAGCATTGCACCCTAGTGGATCTCAGACCAG TTGTGTTAAATTCGTTACGGTACCTGTGCACCAAGACAGAAATCCTGTCAGAACCAGAAAAGTTAGCTGAAGAGGCGAGAAAATTGGTGCTGCagcaagataaaaaataa